The genomic region ATACGCCTTCTTCTTCATGGATGTCGGTTGGAATACCACGGCCATTATCGGCAACTGAGACACTTTCATCGGGATGGATAGTGACGCTTATCTCGCTACAGTGGCCAGCCAGCGCCTCATCGATCGAGTTATCAACAATCTCAAATACCATGTGGTGCAGACCTGTTCCGTCGTCTGTATCACCAATATACATTCCTGGGCGCTTACGAACAGCGTCCAGGCCTTTTAGGACCTTAATACTACTCGAATCGTAATTATTCTCTTCGCCACTCATGGCTGTCTCCTGACTCAGTGTGTCTACACCAACTGGCCGCTGTCTAAATGAAAGCAGGCCACCTCTGTTTCCGGCTGCCAAAATCCTAGCAAACTGGCCGGATCAACACAGGTGATGAAACATTGATTATGTGTTTGTTCTAAAAACTCGCAAAACAAGCGACAGTGCTGTTCGTCGAGCTCTGACGGCAGATCATCAATTAAATAGATGCAAGGGCGCTGGCTCATGCGGTGAAATACAGCACCTTGCGCTAATTTAAGCGCACTCACCACCAACTTTTTTTGCCCGCGCGAGAGTCGCTCTGCCGCACTCACGCCATCTACTTTTACTTTAAGATCAGCTCGCTGCGGACCTGCACTGGTAAACCCTTGTTTAAGGTCCCGTTGCAGGTTGTCGTTTAGCAGCGTATCTAACGGTATTTTTTGATCCCAACCGGGAGCGAACGACAAGCGTATATCAAGGTCGGAATTTAGGCGGTGCAAAATCGCATCAAAATCCGGTATTAACTCTTCAATATAAGCCTTTCGAAGCGCGGTAAGCTGATCAGCGTACTGAACCAGCTCTTTATCCCAGAGCTCACGTAAAGTGGGATCAATTTTACCACACTTCAGCAAAGAATTACGCTGTTGTAACACACGCTTAAAGCTTCGCCAGATCATGATAAATGTTTGATCTGCATGGAAAGCGCCCCAGTCTATAAATTGTCGACGAATAGCAGGACTACCTTCTAATAATTCGAACGTATCAGTGTTAATAACTTGCAAAGGTAACAAGCTTGCAAGCTCCGACAGCTCAAGCGTTGCACCACTATAACGAATGCGGACATCGCCATCGAGGTTGCGGCTAATCCCCAAAGGATGCGACTTACCGGCGCTGTAACTGTCGACTTCGGAATACACTAAAGACTCACGCTCAGCCGAGGTGACAAGATAACGAAACTGATTAGTCCGAAAAGAACGTGTTAACCCAAGAAAATGGATCGCTTCAAGCAGCGAGGTTTTACCGCTACCGTTAGCGCCGTGGATAATATTGATCCGCTTTGCTGGCGTAAAGGCGACCTCAGAGAGATTACGTATTTTTTTAATAGACAGGGATGTTATCGACATAAGAGTCCATGTGGCGTGTTACGACGCCACATGGCAGGCTCACAGTGTTGCAATTACATGCGCATCGGCATTATGACATATACGCTTGAGTCTTCATCAAACCCTTGAATCAGCGCACTGCTGTTAGAGTCAGATAAGGTAAAGCGAACTACATCCGTATTCAAAATCGAGAGCACATCTAACAAGTAATTAACGTTAAAGCCGATCTCGAGCGCTTCACCTTGGTAGTCGATAGCGATAGTTTCCTCGGCTTCTTCCTGCTCGGGGTTGTTCGCCATGACCTGCAAGAAGCCACTGGTTAACGAGAGTCGCACGCCTCGGTATTTCTCGTTAGACAAAATCGCGATACGGCTAAAGACTTTGCGCAACTCCTGACGGTCACCCAATACATCTTTGTCGCCATTACGTGGAATAACGCGCTGATAATCAGGGAACTTGCCATCAACTAGCTTGGAGGTGAACGTAAAATCACCCACGTGCGCACGAATATGATTAGCACCGATCACCAGTTGTAAAGGCTCATCGCCGTGCTGAAGTAGTCGAGCCAGCTCTAATATACCTTTACGTGGCACGATGATTTGGTGATCGCCTGTTTGGTCTGTCTCTACCGATGCAACGCTGGTTGCCAAACGGTGGCCGTCGGTAGCCACTGTGCGCAATGAGTTCTCGGTCACTTCTAGCAGCATGCCGTTTAGGTAGTAACGGACATCTTGCTGAGCCATTGAGAAGCCAGTTTGCTCGATCAGATAACGCAGCTGACCTTGCGATAAGGTTAAGCCAAATGTTTGCGGGCTATCTTCTACGTTAGGGAACTCAGCCGCCGGCAAAGTAGACAGTGAGAAGCGGCTACGGCCGGACTTGATCACCATTTTTTGGCCGCTTAATTCAAGCTCGATACGTGAATCGTCCGGTAAGGACTTACAGATATCCATTAGCTTACGCGCTGGCACAGTCACAGAACCTGCATCAGCGGGCTCTTCTAGCATAACGCGGCCAACCAACTCAACTTCGAGATCGGTTCCGGTCATGGATAACTGATCGCCTTCGGCTACCAATAAAATATTGGACAGTACCGGAAGGGTCTGGCGACGCTCAACCACCCCAGCCACCAACTGCAAGGGCTTGATTAATGCTTCACGCGATATGACGAATCTCATGGCTACCTACCTTAGTTCGATCCGCTGCTACGATGTCAGGTGACGCAGCAGGTTTTGATAATCTTCTCTGATATCCGCATCTGTTTCACGTAGTTGCTTAATCTTACGACAGGCATGCAGCACTGTTGTATGATCGCGCCCACCAAAGGCATCCCCAATCTCCGGCAAACTGTGGTTCGTCAGTTCTTTAGCGATACTCATCGCTACCTGACGCGGCCGGGCTACAGATCGACTACGACGCTTAGAAAGCAGGTCGGATATCTTAATCTTATAATACTCGGCGACCACACGCTGAATATTATCAATACTAACTTGTTTATCCTGTAATGCTAGTAAGTCCTTAAGGGACTCTTTAATAAAGGGTGTTGTAATAGCACTACCGGTAAAATGTGCGTTAGCAATAACGCGCTTAAGTGCGCCTTCAAGCTCACGAACATTGGAACGTATTTTTTGCGCCAAGAAAAAGGCCGCATCATCAGGTAATGAGATGCGTGCCTCTTCGGCTTTTTTCATAACAATTGCGACTCGGGTTTCTAGCTCTGGCGGCTCGATAGCTACGGTTAAGCCCCAACCGAATCGCGATTTTAGTCGCTCTTCAACACCATGAATCTCTTTTGGATAACGGTCGCTGGTTAAAATCATCTGCTGACCGCCTTCCAACAAGGCGTTAAAAGTGTGGAAAAACTCTTCTTGTGAGCGCTCTTTACCTGCAAAAAACTGAATATCATCAATTAACAGCGCATCAACCGACCGGTAAAAACGCTTAAAATCATTAATGGCATTAAGCTGTAACGCTTTTACCATGTCAGCAACAAAACGCTCTGAGTGTAAATATACGATGCGCGCGTTGGGGTTCTGACGCAGCATTTCCAAACCAACGGCATGCATCAAGTGAGTTTTACCAAGACCCACACCACCGTATATAAAGAGTGGGTTATAAGCGCCGCCTGGGTTATCAGCTACTTGTTGCGCAGCAGCCAAAGCTAGCTGGTTAGATTTACCTTGTACAAATGAATCAAACGAGAAGGAATCATTCAGGTTTGATTGATGGCGCAAACCACCTTCAACTTCAATAATCTTACGCTCGGGCTCAACCACACCTACATCTAGCTCTAATTGCGGCTGAGGCTGACTTTGCGTATGTAAGTAAGTATTCGCTTCGGCTGGGGCGCTTTCAGAATAGCGAGGAGCCGTAGCAGCTGGTGGAGGATCCATGTAAGAAGGCGCAGGCTGATGGCTCTCTTGTGGCGCACTGGGTGTGGGAGCAGCCGGGCGAGGGCGCGGTGGAGCCGCAGGCATACGACGCGACATCAAATGAGCGGGGCCTGCCGTACTCACTTCAACGCGAACATCAGCGCTAATATCACCAGATACGTCACAAATAACTTGGCGGATGCGCGATAGAAACTTGTCATTGACCCAATCGCGAACAAAACGGTTAGGCGCAACCAATACCAAGACCGAGCTCTGGCTTTCTTCGGCGCGCAAAGGCCTGACCCACGTATTGTACTGTTGGGCAGGAAACTCATTTTGTAAACTGGGTAAGCAGCGTTCCCACAACTCTGCTGACATAGCTTCTCCGCTAAATTAAGTAATACCGCTTTTTAAAGCACACACGCTAGCCCGATAAACGTCTTTGCAAGTCATCTAACATTAGTCAAACATGCGTATAACCTTAAAACATTCGCATTCTAACGCGCCGCACACCAGTTATCCACAACAAGATGAATAAAGTTGGCACTTATTTGTGAATAATTGTAAAACTCGCTCAACAAAAGCCAAAAAGTTTAAAAAACATACAAATATGGCGTTATAAACATAATTAATACAGTTTAAACACACCCTTACCAACAGACCAACTAATTGTTTTATAAAGATAAATAGAATTCAATTCACAGATTTAGCATTAATAGAGTTTTTTTACCTTTTTACCCTCTGTTTAAAAAAGTACATATATAAGTGCTGAAAAAATCTTTCTATTTATGGCATTTACCACCAAATAAGGTTTGATATAACCGTACGGATTCACTACAATCTCGTGCCTTAAAATTTGCTCTGTAGGGCTTCAGCCAGCCAATATTCGAGCACAAACGAACATTAAGTAGGACTGACTGATGAAAAGAACTTTTCAACCAAGCGTTTTAAAACGCGCACGTAACCACGGCTTCCGCGCTCGCATGGCAACTAAAAGCGGCCGCGCTATTATCAACCGTCGTCGTGCTAAAGGCCGCAAGCGTCTGTCTGCCTAATCGGTAGCAGTCGCTGGTCTGGTTATCGTTGAATGACCAAACACGAATATCCCCGGCAGTTACGTTTGCTAACTGCCGGGGATTTCAAATACGTCTTCGATGATGCCTCCGTTAAGGCGCACGACCAGCGTGTTTTAATTCTCGCCCGTCCCAACGGACTCGATCATCCACGCATCGGGTTTGTCATTTCTAAAAAAAATATACGTAGAGCAGTGAAACGTAACCTCGTTCGACGTATTATTCGCGAGTCTTTTCGCCTGAATCAACATAAATTGCCTGCTTTAGACATGGTAGTACTGGCGCGTCCCGGTTTAGGGGATCTCAGTACAGAAGATATTCATGCCTTATCTATGAAAAGCTGGAATAAGTTAATTCAGAAAGCCAATAACGCACACAACAAGCAAGTGAAACGGTCTTAATCCCATGGATGTAAAGCGAGTCATACTGATTGCCGCTCTGTCATTAATCTCTTACATGCTAATTTTGCAGTGGAATGAAGATTACGGACAGAAACCAACAGCCGAAGCACCGGTAGCCTCTGTTTCTGCCTATGGTAGTAAAACAGCCACTGGTGACCTCCCTGCAACAGGCACTGCTCAAGCTACGGCAGATATTCCTGCGACTAGCGATAGCGCAGAACAGCCAGCCGCCGCTCAAACCAGCAGCGCACAAATCATTACGGTTACCACACCGGTTCAAGATGTCTTAATTGACACTAAAGGTGGTGACATTATTCAACTCGCGCTTCCAGAGCAAAAAGCGAGCCTTAATAGTGATCAACCTTTCCTACTTCTTGAACAAACGCCTAACCGCACGTACGTTTCTCAAAGCGGTTTAGTGGGTCGTGATGGTCCTGATGCTAATAAAGATGGTCGCCCTGTATATACGGCCGATCAAACCAGCTACACCCAGGAAGGTGATCAAACTCTTTTTGTTGATCTAAAATACACAACGCCTGAAGGTGTGCAGATCACTAAGCGTTTCACTTTCACCGAAGGTGCGCACAATATTGGAGTTGAATATTTAATCAACAACCAATCCAACGCTGAGTTTAAAGCCAACCTATTCGGTCAAATTAAGCGTGATAACAGCGAAGATCCAAACGGATCACCTGATATGGGCATGCAGTCATATTTAGGCCCAGTGTTTTCTACAACAGAAAATAGCTATCAGAAGTATTCATTTAGTGACATCGACGATGATGGCAACTTTAAGCAAACATCGGAAGATGGCTGGGTTGCGATGGTTCAACACTATTTTGTGACGTCATGGATACCAGCACCAGGTGCCGAGTACACGTACAGCACACGCAAAATCAACAACAACTATATTGCTGGCTTTATTTCACCTGAGCTAACTGTTGCTCCAGGTTCAGAAGCAAGCGTAGGCGCGCATTTTTATGCTGGCCCTAAAAACGTTGATGAAATGGAAGCAGCGGCACCCAAACTCGATAAAACCATCGATTTTGGCGTATTGTGGTGGATTGCTTCTCCGCTCTACATGCTACTTAAAGCATTGCACGGCTTCTTGGGTAACTGGGGCTTAGCGATTATCGGTATTACGCTGATTGTTAAAGCTGTTCTATTCCCATTAAACGCAAAAGCGTTTAAGTCCATGGCTAAAATGCGTAAATTTGCTCCTGAAATGAAGCGCATGAAAGAGATGTATGGTGACGATCGCCAGAAGATGTCTCAAGCTATGATGCAACTTTACAAGAAAGAGAAGATCAATCCATTGGGCGGATGTTTGCCAATGGTTGCACAAATGCCGATCTTCATTGCTTTGTATTGGGTACTGGCTGAATCCGTTGAGCTTCGCCATGCAGAGTTCTTATACCTAGCTGACTTATCAGCGAAAGACCCATACTTCATCCTGCCAATTATCATGGGTGCAAGTATGTTTATTCAGCAAACACTTAACCCTGCACCACCTGATCCAATGCAGGCCAAAGTGATGAAAATGCTGCCAATCCTGTTTACTTTCTTCTTCCTGTGGTTCCCTGCAGGTCTGACACTGTACTGGGTTGTGAACAACATCCTGTCGATTGCACAGCAATATGTAATCAACAAACAAATAGAAGCGGGCGACAGCAAAGCCTCCTAGGCATACGCTCAGCGACTACAGGCTCCTTCGGGAGCCTTTTTTATGAGTAAAAAATCGCTATTATACGGTGAGTTGAACAACCTCATGTACACCAGCACCGCGACTCAATAACCCAACACCCGGAGCATTTGATGACAAGCTACACACAAGACACCATTGCAGCGCAAGCAACCGCACCCGGTCGTGGCGGGGTAGGGATTGTCCGTGTATCAGGGCCTAAAGCGGCTCTCATCGCTGAATCTGTTCTTGGGTATGCCCCCAAGCCACGCTACGCCCATTACAGCCCGTTTAAGGATGAGCAGGGTAATGAGTTAGATGAAGGGATAGCACTTTACTTCCCTGGGCCTAATTCGTTTACCGGTGAAGATGTATTTGAACTACAAGGCCACGGCGGTCCGGTCGTCATGGACTTTTTATTGCAGCGCGTCCAATCACTAGGCGCGAGGTTGGCTAGACCGGGTGAGTTCTCGGAGCGAGCCTTCCTCAATGATAAGCTCGATTTGGCCCAAGCAGAGGCCATAGCGGATTTAATCGACAGCTCTTCCCAGCATGCAGCACGCTGCGCCTTACGCTCATTGCAAGGTGAGTTCTCGCGCCGTATTGACCACCTAGTCGAATCGCTAATCCATTTGCGCATCTATGTTGAAGCGGCAATCGATTTTCCAGAGGAAGAAATCGACTTCCTAGCGGATGGTAAGGTACTCAACGATTTACATAGCATTATCAACAATTTAGAAAACGTACAAACAGAAGCCAAACAAGGTAGCCTGATTCGCGAAGGCATGAGCGTGGTTATTGCCGGCCGTCCTAATGCGGGCAAATCGAGCTTACTGAATGCGCTAGCCGGACGCGAAACAGCCATTGTGACCGACATAGAAGGCACAACTCGCGACGTTTTACGCGAACATATTCACATTGATGGTATGCCATTACACATTATCGATACGGCAGGCTTACGAGACGCTCCTGATGAAGTTGAGCGCATAGGCATCCAGCGCGCGTGGGATGAGATACAAAAAGCGGACCGTGTTTTGCTGATGGTCGATAGTATGCGCAACAATGCCGATGACCCGCATCAAATCTGGCCAGAGTTTGTCGATCAGCTGAACGATGATAGTAAAATTACCGTGATTCGTAACAAAGCTGACTTAAGTGGCGAGACGATAGGCCAAACACAAGCGCATGGTTACCCGCTTATCAACTTATCAGCGAAAGCAGGCGAGGGGATTAATATCCTGCGCGACCACTTAAAACAATGCATGGGGTATCAAGCGACTACCGAAGGCGGTTTTCTTGCCCGACGCCGCCACTTAGAAGCGCTAGATACGGCACATGAGTTACTCATCACCGGCCGTGACCAACTGCAAATGCACGGCGCCGGTGAACTGCTCGCTGAAGATTTACGACAAGCACAGCACGCCTTGGGCGAAATAACAGGTCAGTTCACTAGCGACGATTTATTAGGACGTATTTTTTCTAGTTTCTGTATTGGGAAGTAATCTGCTACGTATTATCCGATGGCAATTTTAGCACTCGGATAGCGCAGCTTTTTAATCCGTGGGCTCGCCAAGAAATACGCTAGCGTGAGCGGCCCCAAGCGTCCCATAAACATCAAGAAGATTAGAATAAACTCCCCAGCTTCGGATAATGACGTGGTGAGACCTCGAGATAACCCGACTGTTCCTAACGCAGAAACGGCCTCAAACACAATATCCAACATATCGGCTTCCTCACTGAGTAACAGGCAGAAAATAGCGATCCACGTTACACCGGCCGATATAATGGTTAAAGCAAGCGCTTTGCTTACGGTTTCTTTCGGTATTTCACGCTTTAAGAAATGCACGGCGCCATCTCGGCGTAAGTAATTATAGGTGGCCATCACCAACACCATAAAAGTCACAACTTTAATACCACTAGCAGTACTCATAGAACCGCCACCAATAAACATAAGCATCAACATTAAGGCGGTTGTTGCATCTTCGAGTTGATCAATGGCTACCGTATTAAAGCCAGCCGTTCGCGTTGTCACGGCTTGGAACCAGGACGCCAGCCATTTACCGGATTCACTTAAAGGCGCCAGCGTATTGGGGTTGTTGTATTCAATACAATAAATAGCAATGACAGCTACAGAGTTGATAACCACCGTTCCTAAAATCATCATCTTGCTATAGAGCGACAGCTTGGCCCATCGCTTATTCTTCACTAAGTCGATCCAAACAGAAAACCCTAAGCCTCCTGCTATAAAGAGCCCTGTAATGGTCATGTTGATGACTGGATCAGCAACATAAGGCGTTAAGCTGTCGGCCCTCAATGCAAACCCAGCATTGTTGAACGCGCTAATGGTATAAAAAAAACTATGGTACAAACTGGTTTGCCACCCTAAAGGCTCTAACCAATAGAGAAACAACACTAACATGCCGATCAGCTCAATAATCATCGAGAAGATAAGCACCGACTTAGCCGTTGATACGAGCGTTGATGCATCCGTCTGATTAAACGCTTCACGGGCAACCGTAAACTGAAGAAAGCTAATTTTTCCACCCAAGGCAATCAGGGTGACTATCGCCAAGGTCATTAACCCCAACCCCCCGCACTGTATGAGGAGGGCAATAATGAGGTGTCCGTATACAGTAAAGGTCGTGCCTGTATCCACTACCGCTAAGCCAGTAACGGTGACCGCGGATGTCGAGGTAAAAACACTCTGCACCCAGGAGATAGGCACATGCGTCGCCATTGGCAGCTTAAGTAAACAAGTGCCGAGCGCAATGAGTAAAAGAAAACCTCCACATAGAATCAGCGGCGGAGCGGCTGCAATTTTGCCTGACGCTTTTGGTTTTCGCTCCAAAGGACTGATACTAGGATGCCACTGTTCCATATTAGATCAGCCGGGGAGCCAAGTACTGTAGCTCGGCACGTGTGCCACACAACAAGAGCACGTCATTGGTGAGGAGCGCAAAGTCATGCCCGAGTTTAGTAAACTTAGTGGGGCCTCGTTTGACGAGAATAGCGTCTACTGAACCTCGCAGATCTTTAAGTACTAGCCCAATAGTCGAGCCATTGAGTTTCTCTTTAATTGGGATTTCTACCACATGTAAGCCATGACCCAGCGATAGGTAATTATTAACCATGGGATAATTCAAGGCCTGTGCTACCCGGATCCCCATTTCTTCTTCGGGGTGAATGATCCGTGAAACACCTAGCTTGGACACGATGGTGTGGTGCGCTTTGCTACTGGCTTTTACCCATATGTTTTTCACACCAACGTTTTTTAAGGCCAGCGTGCTCAACAAGCTAGCTTCCATGTCCTCGCCAATCGCCACTAACACGACGTTACTGCTGTTAAGGTCTAGCTCACGTAAAGCCCCTTCATCGGACGCGTCACAGATAACCATTTGCGTTAAGTTATCAGCGTATTTTTCTGCGATTTTGGGATCTAGATCTACCCCTGTCACCGTATGCCCTAGATGGATCAACTCTAAACTAGCGGCGATACCAAAACGGCCTAAACCGATCACAGTAAAATGGGCCATCGTTTGTACCTTATCAATGACAATTTCTAAAGCGTGTATTTAATCATCCTGCGGATTAAAAACACACCTACTTTTCACATCCATTTCACCTTGTGCAGATTACGTTAGGCTCATTCAATCCGACAGCCTGAGTAGCCCAATGCCACAACACATTTCCTCTAAGGTCACCGCCACCTCTGGACCCATCACTGCGTTAAGTCTATCAAGCCAACAACTGACGTTAGTTATTGCTGGTTTATTAACCCTTTTTTACAACACAGCCCTGTGGCAAACACTACTTAACACATTCCCAGAGCTAAACGCAGGGCGGGTACTATTTTTTACCTCGTTTGTTCTCTTTATAGCCGCCGCACTTTCCATCATCCTGACAATTTTTAGCGCTAAATATGTGCAAAAACCCGTACTGATATTCATTTTAATGACGGCTGCCCCTGTTACCTACTTTATGAACACCTACGGTGTCGTTATTGATAAAGAGATGGTACAAAATACTTTTGAAACAGACCCGGCTGAAGCATACGATTTACTCAGCGGCAAACTATTCCTCTACCTATTAGTATTGGGCGTGATCCCGTCCATTGTCGTCCTGCGCACTCGTATCCGTTATCGTCCTTTTTGGCCCGAACTACGTAACAAAGTACTGCTGATTATCGGCTGTATCCTCGTCATCGGGGCCATCGACCTTTCTTTCGCTAAAGAATACTCGTCCACTTTCCGAAACAACCGACAGATACGCCACTTAATTGTCCCTAGTAATTATTTGTACTACACCAGCCGTTACCTCGCTGGCGCGTATGATGAACAAGCACGCGTGTTAGAGCCCGTCGGCCAAGATGCCAAAATGGGGGACATTTGGCCCAACACCGCAGTAACAAGCAAAGCGCCAACGCTCTCACTTATCGGCTCAGCAAAAGCAGCCGTCAAAACTCACTTTAAGCCCGTGATCACGGTTGTGGTTGTAGGAGAAACCGCACGCGCAATGAACTTCTCACTCAACGGCTATGGGCGCGACACTAACCCGCTTCTGAGCAAACAGCCACTGATAAATTTCTCGCAGATGTCGTCGTGCGGCACGAGTACTGCGGTCTCAGTACCCTGCATGTTTTCAGACATTACACATGACGATTACGACGCTAACCGCGTGCACTCACGCGAGAATGTTTTAGACGTTCTATCACATGCCGGTGCCACAGTTTTATGGAGGGATAACAACTCTGGCTGCAAAGGCGTGTGTGCTCGCGTAAAGAGCGAAGACATTAACGACTATAAAGCCGATCAGTTCTGTGATGGCAGCGAGTGCTACGACGAAGTGATGTTGAATGGTTTAGATGCCTACCTGAATAAGATCTACACGCAACAAACCAGCGACAATATTGTTATCGTGTTACACCAGAAAGGCAGCCATGGGCCAGCCTACTCAAAACGCTACCCGGCGAGCTTTAATCAGTTTACACCTGTCTGCGATACCGCTGATTTAGAGCAATGCAGCCGAGAGGAGATCACCAATGCTTACGACAACACGATTCTATATACCGATTATTTTCTCAACCAAGTGATTAACTTTTTACAACAACACGAAGACCGCTTTGTCAGTAGCATGATCTACCTATCCGATCACGGTGAGTCGTTAGGTGAGGCGAACGTATACCTTCACGGTTTGCCTTATTTTATGGCGCCTGAAGAGCAAACCCATGTGCCCTTTATGACTTGGTTCTCACCCAATTATCTTTCACAGCTAAAGATCAGCGCGCCGTGTATCGAACAAAAAGCCGATCAAGCCGTCAGCCAAGATAACCTCTTCCATTCATTGCTGGGGTTACTCGACATACAAACAAACGCTTATCAACCGACGCTCGATCTCTTTGGTACTTGCCGGAAGCCGATGTAATGCCTAATCATTTTATGCGTAATCACTTAGTCATACCGCTGATTGTGTTTAGTGTAATAGCCACCTGTTTTGAATGGCAACAGTGGGATCTTGCAATCGCTAAAACCCTATATGGATGGGAAGGCGGGCAGTGGGCACTCAAAGATAACTGGTGGCTTACCAGTGTATTTCATACCGGCGCACGCAATGCCATGTCAGTGTTGGCGCTGTTAGTGTTAGCCACTTGGTTGCTCAGCACTGCGCTAGCATCTCTAAAGGGTTGGAGACGGCCGCTCTCGTATCTTGTAATTAGCCTATTGCTGTCGGTCATTATCGTCGCACTAGGGAAGCGCTTAACTAATG from Neptunomonas phycophila harbors:
- the recF gene encoding DNA replication/repair protein RecF (All proteins in this family for which functions are known are DNA-binding proteins that assist the filamentation of RecA onto DNA for the initiation of recombination or recombinational repair.) — its product is MSITSLSIKKIRNLSEVAFTPAKRINIIHGANGSGKTSLLEAIHFLGLTRSFRTNQFRYLVTSAERESLVYSEVDSYSAGKSHPLGISRNLDGDVRIRYSGATLELSELASLLPLQVINTDTFELLEGSPAIRRQFIDWGAFHADQTFIMIWRSFKRVLQQRNSLLKCGKIDPTLRELWDKELVQYADQLTALRKAYIEELIPDFDAILHRLNSDLDIRLSFAPGWDQKIPLDTLLNDNLQRDLKQGFTSAGPQRADLKVKVDGVSAAERLSRGQKKLVVSALKLAQGAVFHRMSQRPCIYLIDDLPSELDEQHCRLFCEFLEQTHNQCFITCVDPASLLGFWQPETEVACFHLDSGQLV
- the dnaN gene encoding DNA polymerase III subunit beta; this encodes MRFVISREALIKPLQLVAGVVERRQTLPVLSNILLVAEGDQLSMTGTDLEVELVGRVMLEEPADAGSVTVPARKLMDICKSLPDDSRIELELSGQKMVIKSGRSRFSLSTLPAAEFPNVEDSPQTFGLTLSQGQLRYLIEQTGFSMAQQDVRYYLNGMLLEVTENSLRTVATDGHRLATSVASVETDQTGDHQIIVPRKGILELARLLQHGDEPLQLVIGANHIRAHVGDFTFTSKLVDGKFPDYQRVIPRNGDKDVLGDRQELRKVFSRIAILSNEKYRGVRLSLTSGFLQVMANNPEQEEAEETIAIDYQGEALEIGFNVNYLLDVLSILNTDVVRFTLSDSNSSALIQGFDEDSSVYVIMPMRM
- the dnaA gene encoding chromosomal replication initiator protein DnaA, translating into MSAELWERCLPSLQNEFPAQQYNTWVRPLRAEESQSSVLVLVAPNRFVRDWVNDKFLSRIRQVICDVSGDISADVRVEVSTAGPAHLMSRRMPAAPPRPRPAAPTPSAPQESHQPAPSYMDPPPAATAPRYSESAPAEANTYLHTQSQPQPQLELDVGVVEPERKIIEVEGGLRHQSNLNDSFSFDSFVQGKSNQLALAAAQQVADNPGGAYNPLFIYGGVGLGKTHLMHAVGLEMLRQNPNARIVYLHSERFVADMVKALQLNAINDFKRFYRSVDALLIDDIQFFAGKERSQEEFFHTFNALLEGGQQMILTSDRYPKEIHGVEERLKSRFGWGLTVAIEPPELETRVAIVMKKAEEARISLPDDAAFFLAQKIRSNVRELEGALKRVIANAHFTGSAITTPFIKESLKDLLALQDKQVSIDNIQRVVAEYYKIKISDLLSKRRSRSVARPRQVAMSIAKELTNHSLPEIGDAFGGRDHTTVLHACRKIKQLRETDADIREDYQNLLRHLTS
- the rpmH gene encoding 50S ribosomal protein L34, whose protein sequence is MKRTFQPSVLKRARNHGFRARMATKSGRAIINRRRAKGRKRLSA
- the rnpA gene encoding ribonuclease P protein component, yielding MTKHEYPRQLRLLTAGDFKYVFDDASVKAHDQRVLILARPNGLDHPRIGFVISKKNIRRAVKRNLVRRIIRESFRLNQHKLPALDMVVLARPGLGDLSTEDIHALSMKSWNKLIQKANNAHNKQVKRS
- the yidC gene encoding membrane protein insertase YidC — encoded protein: MDVKRVILIAALSLISYMLILQWNEDYGQKPTAEAPVASVSAYGSKTATGDLPATGTAQATADIPATSDSAEQPAAAQTSSAQIITVTTPVQDVLIDTKGGDIIQLALPEQKASLNSDQPFLLLEQTPNRTYVSQSGLVGRDGPDANKDGRPVYTADQTSYTQEGDQTLFVDLKYTTPEGVQITKRFTFTEGAHNIGVEYLINNQSNAEFKANLFGQIKRDNSEDPNGSPDMGMQSYLGPVFSTTENSYQKYSFSDIDDDGNFKQTSEDGWVAMVQHYFVTSWIPAPGAEYTYSTRKINNNYIAGFISPELTVAPGSEASVGAHFYAGPKNVDEMEAAAPKLDKTIDFGVLWWIASPLYMLLKALHGFLGNWGLAIIGITLIVKAVLFPLNAKAFKSMAKMRKFAPEMKRMKEMYGDDRQKMSQAMMQLYKKEKINPLGGCLPMVAQMPIFIALYWVLAESVELRHAEFLYLADLSAKDPYFILPIIMGASMFIQQTLNPAPPDPMQAKVMKMLPILFTFFFLWFPAGLTLYWVVNNILSIAQQYVINKQIEAGDSKAS
- the mnmE gene encoding tRNA uridine-5-carboxymethylaminomethyl(34) synthesis GTPase MnmE; translated protein: MTSYTQDTIAAQATAPGRGGVGIVRVSGPKAALIAESVLGYAPKPRYAHYSPFKDEQGNELDEGIALYFPGPNSFTGEDVFELQGHGGPVVMDFLLQRVQSLGARLARPGEFSERAFLNDKLDLAQAEAIADLIDSSSQHAARCALRSLQGEFSRRIDHLVESLIHLRIYVEAAIDFPEEEIDFLADGKVLNDLHSIINNLENVQTEAKQGSLIREGMSVVIAGRPNAGKSSLLNALAGRETAIVTDIEGTTRDVLREHIHIDGMPLHIIDTAGLRDAPDEVERIGIQRAWDEIQKADRVLLMVDSMRNNADDPHQIWPEFVDQLNDDSKITVIRNKADLSGETIGQTQAHGYPLINLSAKAGEGINILRDHLKQCMGYQATTEGGFLARRRHLEALDTAHELLITGRDQLQMHGAGELLAEDLRQAQHALGEITGQFTSDDLLGRIFSSFCIGK